One Falsihalocynthiibacter arcticus DNA segment encodes these proteins:
- a CDS encoding IS630 family transposase produces MGFEYRKPKALPRVADVEKQAAFIAFHTNLLNNLPADEAVDFSDAVHPEYQSKPSHGWARKGSNPAIQTTSGRVNIHGALNLETFDAPFVEPTTVDGVSSVQLLAKIEARNPDKRIIHVIWDNAPYHKGPNVRAFLSRKNCRIHLIQLPPYCPQFNPIERLWAIMHSHVTHNRHYPT; encoded by the coding sequence CTGGGGTTCGAGTATCGCAAACCAAAGGCGCTGCCCCGTGTGGCTGACGTTGAAAAGCAGGCCGCATTCATCGCATTTCATACGAACCTACTGAATAACTTGCCTGCCGACGAGGCCGTCGACTTCTCGGATGCAGTTCATCCGGAATATCAAAGCAAACCCAGCCATGGTTGGGCTCGCAAAGGGTCAAATCCCGCCATCCAAACGACATCTGGGCGCGTGAACATTCACGGCGCTCTGAACCTGGAAACCTTTGACGCGCCCTTCGTTGAACCAACCACCGTCGATGGGGTCAGCTCCGTTCAGCTTCTCGCCAAAATTGAGGCCAGAAACCCTGACAAACGTATCATTCACGTCATTTGGGACAATGCCCCATACCACAAAGGCCCCAATGTCAGAGCGTTCCTGTCGCGCAAAAACTGTCGCATTCATCTGATCCAACTGCCGCCCTATTGCCCTCAATTCAATCCCATTGAGAGGCTCTGGGCCATCATGCACAGCCACGTCACCCATAATCGGCACTATCCAACGTAA
- a CDS encoding helix-turn-helix domain-containing protein, whose amino-acid sequence MIRPNFLTTADRLELLSCVKRQREDYGVARRANALSLLNDGMSCAQIVKVLFLDDDTVRSWHKQYLAEDWEAVAYDGWKGGQSRMTIAHEADLSEWLEERFCRSTAQIRAYMGAKFNIHYLILAASSFWPVWGSSIANQRRCPVWLTLKSRPHSSHFIRTY is encoded by the coding sequence ATGATCCGCCCTAATTTTCTTACCACTGCAGACCGCCTTGAGCTTTTATCCTGCGTGAAGCGCCAGCGTGAGGATTACGGGGTTGCGCGGCGGGCGAATGCGCTTTCGCTGCTGAATGATGGGATGTCATGTGCCCAAATCGTAAAGGTTCTGTTTCTGGACGACGACACGGTGCGCAGCTGGCACAAGCAATATTTGGCTGAGGACTGGGAGGCCGTCGCCTACGATGGGTGGAAAGGCGGGCAGTCACGGATGACGATTGCTCATGAGGCGGATTTGAGCGAATGGCTTGAGGAACGGTTCTGCCGTTCAACGGCGCAGATCAGAGCCTATATGGGTGCAAAATTCAACATCCACTATCTCATTCTGGCTGCATCAAGCTTCTGGCCCGTCTGGGGTTCGAGTATCGCAAACCAAAGGCGCTGCCCCGTGTGGCTGACGTTGAAAAGCAGGCCGCATTCATCGCATTTCATACGAACCTACTGA
- a CDS encoding RNA pyrophosphohydrolase translates to MTKATQDDRPYRPCVGVMLVNKDGHIFAGQRNDRPESEPPAWQMPQGGVDKGEAPEVAVLRELWEETGVTENLVTIEAQTSEWLPYDLPLELSQRLWKGKYRGQEQLWFLMRFNGTDADINIQTEHPEFCEWRWMAPDELLQSIVPFKRDLYDLVMAELRPKI, encoded by the coding sequence ATGACCAAAGCTACCCAAGACGACCGCCCCTATCGCCCCTGTGTTGGCGTCATGCTGGTCAATAAAGACGGTCACATTTTTGCAGGGCAACGCAACGACCGCCCCGAATCTGAGCCGCCTGCTTGGCAAATGCCTCAAGGAGGCGTTGATAAGGGCGAAGCGCCAGAAGTCGCTGTCCTAAGAGAGCTTTGGGAAGAAACCGGCGTGACCGAAAACCTCGTAACGATTGAGGCTCAAACCAGTGAATGGCTCCCCTACGATTTGCCGCTGGAACTGTCCCAACGCCTCTGGAAAGGCAAATATCGCGGCCAAGAACAGCTTTGGTTCCTAATGCGGTTCAACGGAACGGATGCCGATATCAACATCCAAACCGAACACCCCGAATTTTGCGAGTGGCGCTGGATGGCACCCGATGAGTTGCTCCAATCGATCGTCCCCTTCAAACGGGATCTCTATGATCTTGTTATGGCCGAGCTTCGCCCCAAAATTTAG
- a CDS encoding flavodoxin domain-containing protein, which translates to MSVLILFASLEGQTRKIARFVEAEVRNAGYEATLVDASDKMAEVTFAGFDTVILAAPVHERRHPPNFELLLTASQDSLAARRTFMISVSLGAAFPELIEEAQEYLIEMKLRTGLEPNAELLVAGAVHPSSYGYYETQILRHAILRHQAIDPRKEDREFTDWDALSKAITEFVSTAT; encoded by the coding sequence ATGTCGGTACTTATTCTGTTTGCATCTCTCGAAGGGCAGACTCGCAAGATTGCTCGGTTTGTAGAAGCCGAAGTGCGCAATGCGGGGTATGAGGCCACGTTGGTGGATGCATCTGACAAGATGGCGGAAGTAACGTTTGCGGGGTTTGATACTGTCATTTTGGCCGCGCCTGTCCATGAGCGTCGGCATCCCCCGAATTTTGAACTGCTGTTGACCGCAAGCCAAGACTCCTTGGCGGCCCGTCGCACATTTATGATCTCCGTCAGCCTTGGCGCTGCATTTCCCGAGTTAATCGAGGAGGCGCAGGAATATTTGATTGAAATGAAATTGCGAACTGGTCTTGAGCCAAATGCAGAGTTGCTCGTTGCCGGAGCAGTGCACCCCAGCAGCTATGGCTATTATGAAACCCAAATACTGCGGCACGCGATCTTGCGTCATCAGGCAATTGATCCACGCAAGGAAGACCGCGAGTTTACCGATTGGGACGCGCTGTCGAAGGCCATAACGGAGTTTGTTTCTACTGCTACGTGA
- a CDS encoding murein hydrolase activator EnvC family protein — protein sequence MKTLRIIGCLLALGMATPSMAEVDPSHAARRAAQQISTATLALDDAKSASDRVAALTEAVQAFEAGLEAMREGLRRATIREQAIALEFEARREEVAQLIGVLQSMESSPTPLLLLHPSGPLGTARSGMILSDVTPSLQANAEELRARLQEVALLRSLQESAVQSLQEGLFGAQDARTELSLAISDRTDLPRRFVEDPERLQSLLEGSETLEAFATGLVQGVDAAPLVIMDFEAMQGNLNLPVLGRVLRKYDEADASGIRRPGFLIAANPLSVVTSPAPATIRYRGPLLDYGNVIILEPQAGYLLVIAGLSEVYGEVGQVVLTGDPLGLMGGNAPQAQEFLQKTRNGSGASRSETLYMELRQGKSTLDPAPWFAVTKE from the coding sequence ATGAAAACCCTGCGCATCATAGGCTGCCTTTTGGCATTGGGCATGGCCACGCCTTCGATGGCGGAGGTTGATCCTTCGCATGCGGCACGCCGCGCGGCCCAACAAATCAGCACGGCAACCTTGGCGTTAGACGACGCCAAAAGCGCGAGTGATCGCGTTGCCGCCCTGACCGAAGCAGTACAAGCCTTTGAAGCGGGCCTTGAAGCCATGCGCGAGGGCCTGCGACGTGCCACCATTCGCGAACAGGCCATTGCGCTTGAATTTGAAGCCCGCCGCGAAGAAGTCGCCCAGTTGATTGGAGTTCTGCAATCAATGGAATCGTCGCCGACGCCTCTCTTACTGCTCCACCCCTCCGGCCCCCTTGGAACCGCGCGCTCTGGGATGATCCTGTCGGACGTAACACCAAGCCTTCAGGCGAACGCCGAAGAATTACGCGCCCGCCTTCAGGAAGTTGCCCTGCTGCGTTCGCTTCAGGAAAGTGCCGTGCAATCGCTTCAGGAAGGGCTTTTTGGCGCCCAAGACGCGCGCACCGAATTATCGCTGGCGATTTCGGACCGCACAGATCTACCGCGCCGCTTTGTTGAAGACCCTGAGCGCCTGCAAAGCCTGCTCGAAGGCAGCGAAACACTTGAAGCCTTCGCCACGGGGCTGGTGCAAGGCGTCGACGCCGCGCCTTTGGTCATCATGGATTTCGAAGCCATGCAGGGAAACCTCAACCTCCCCGTCTTGGGGCGCGTCTTGAGAAAGTATGACGAAGCCGACGCCTCGGGCATCCGTCGTCCCGGTTTTTTGATCGCGGCGAACCCTCTTTCCGTCGTTACATCTCCGGCTCCGGCGACCATTCGCTATCGCGGTCCGCTGCTTGACTACGGAAATGTGATCATTCTGGAGCCACAAGCGGGTTATCTTTTGGTCATAGCTGGATTAAGTGAGGTATATGGCGAAGTCGGCCAAGTGGTTCTGACAGGGGATCCGTTGGGTCTCATGGGCGGTAACGCGCCTCAAGCGCAAGAGTTTTTGCAGAAAACGCGCAATGGGAGTGGCGCTTCTCGTTCGGAAACGCTTTATATGGAGTTACGACAGGGCAAATCCACGCTGGATCCCGCCCCGTGGTTTGCAGTGACAAAGGAATAG
- a CDS encoding hemerythrin domain-containing protein — MQKEEQVLFPLMREGNAAALAAPLAVMRRDHEKSTDLLRGIEHASHGLNLPEGACGSWTALYTGVRKLGDDLVAHIHLEETELFPRFDGHAA, encoded by the coding sequence ATGCAGAAAGAGGAACAGGTTTTGTTCCCTTTGATGCGCGAAGGGAATGCCGCCGCGCTCGCTGCTCCACTCGCAGTTATGCGCCGCGACCATGAGAAATCCACTGATCTTTTGCGGGGGATTGAGCATGCCAGCCATGGGTTGAACCTACCCGAAGGCGCTTGTGGCTCGTGGACGGCGCTTTACACTGGAGTGCGCAAATTGGGCGACGATCTTGTGGCGCATATTCATCTGGAGGAAACTGAGCTGTTTCCACGGTTTGACGGCCACGCGGCATAA
- a CDS encoding MFS transporter, whose protein sequence is MRLLISFAALFLSVILLQLSSGGVGPLDVLSGLKLGFSKQEIGMLGSAHFLGFFIGCWWAPRLMGNVGHSRAFAAFTASGSIGLMAHMMVLDPYAWALMRVASGLCVAGCYTVIEAWLQARVTNETRGRTMGVYRVVDMTGSLAAQMIIGILSPASYISYNLLAILCCAALLPLMLTRTAEPETPSRARLRPRLAIDCSPLAAAAVVVAALSSASFRMVGPIYGQEVGLSAGQIAWFLSAFVLGGALAQLPVGWLADKYDRRWVLVWLSFAAMLSCGITIMASGLGTTGIMLSAGLFGLTTFPIYSVAAAHAHDFATSEERVELSAALMFFFALGAIFAPYLASVLIDDFGPKALFLMILVGHGVLIIFGLARMQVRPTKGARTPYIYTPRTSFTVGRLFRRQRDGSLENRDPSE, encoded by the coding sequence ATGCGATTGCTCATCTCTTTTGCCGCCCTTTTTCTCTCGGTTATTTTGCTACAACTTTCGTCCGGCGGCGTGGGGCCTCTTGATGTATTATCTGGGCTAAAACTTGGCTTTTCCAAGCAAGAAATCGGGATGCTTGGCTCGGCTCATTTTCTGGGATTTTTCATTGGCTGCTGGTGGGCACCACGCCTGATGGGCAACGTGGGTCACTCGCGCGCGTTTGCCGCTTTCACGGCCAGTGGTTCCATTGGCTTGATGGCACATATGATGGTGCTGGATCCCTACGCGTGGGCCTTGATGCGCGTGGCCTCAGGGCTTTGTGTGGCGGGATGCTATACCGTGATCGAAGCGTGGTTGCAGGCGCGAGTCACCAATGAAACACGCGGCCGCACGATGGGGGTGTACCGCGTCGTGGACATGACGGGATCGCTGGCGGCGCAAATGATTATCGGAATCCTGTCCCCCGCGTCATACATATCCTACAACCTGCTTGCTATCCTCTGTTGTGCGGCCCTTTTGCCCCTGATGCTGACGCGCACGGCGGAACCTGAAACCCCCAGCCGCGCCCGTTTACGTCCACGTCTTGCGATTGATTGCTCGCCCTTGGCCGCGGCGGCGGTTGTGGTCGCGGCGCTTTCAAGCGCGTCCTTTCGTATGGTCGGCCCGATTTATGGTCAGGAAGTCGGATTGAGCGCAGGCCAAATCGCTTGGTTTTTGTCGGCCTTCGTGCTCGGCGGGGCACTGGCACAACTCCCCGTCGGATGGCTGGCGGATAAATACGACCGCCGCTGGGTGCTGGTTTGGCTATCCTTCGCCGCGATGCTCAGTTGCGGCATTACGATTATGGCCTCGGGTTTGGGGACGACGGGGATCATGCTGTCCGCGGGGCTTTTTGGCCTCACGACCTTTCCGATTTATTCCGTCGCGGCGGCCCACGCGCATGATTTCGCCACCTCCGAGGAGCGCGTCGAACTCTCCGCCGCACTGATGTTCTTCTTTGCGCTTGGGGCTATCTTTGCGCCCTACCTCGCCTCGGTGCTTATTGACGATTTCGGTCCCAAGGCTCTGTTTCTGATGATATTGGTCGGGCACGGCGTTCTGATTATCTTTGGCCTCGCACGCATGCAAGTGCGTCCCACCAAGGGCGCGCGCACGCCTTATATCTATACGCCGCGCACCTCTTTCACGGTTGGGCGGTTGTTTCGCCGCCAACGCGACGGCAGCCTAGAAAACCGCGATCCGAGTGAGTAG
- a CDS encoding UbiX family flavin prenyltransferase, translated as MTRRVILGVSGASGAALALEAARVLHCAGIKVDLVLSRMAERTLELEIGPNAQAELVALVDRLHPVADLGATIASGSYSVAGMIVAPCSMRSLAAIAQGLDDNLPTRAASVQLKERRPLILLAREAPLTLAHLRNMTAVTEMGGIIMPPVPAFYLRPQTTQDITTQIAARAVDLLRLAPAQAKAWAPSIGDDPK; from the coding sequence ATGACCAGAAGGGTGATTTTGGGCGTCTCTGGAGCGTCAGGCGCGGCTTTGGCGCTGGAAGCTGCGAGGGTTCTGCACTGCGCCGGTATTAAGGTTGATTTGGTGCTCTCGCGGATGGCGGAACGCACTTTGGAGCTCGAAATCGGGCCTAACGCACAAGCCGAACTGGTGGCTCTGGTAGACCGCCTACATCCGGTCGCCGATCTGGGGGCAACCATTGCTTCCGGTTCCTACTCCGTTGCGGGCATGATCGTCGCGCCTTGTTCGATGCGCAGTCTTGCCGCGATTGCGCAGGGCCTCGATGACAACCTGCCGACCCGCGCCGCCAGTGTGCAACTCAAAGAACGCCGCCCATTGATTTTGCTGGCGCGTGAAGCACCGCTGACGCTGGCCCACTTGCGCAATATGACCGCGGTCACCGAAATGGGCGGTATCATTATGCCGCCCGTGCCCGCGTTTTACCTGCGCCCCCAAACCACCCAAGACATCACCACCCAAATCGCCGCGCGCGCGGTTGATTTGTTGCGACTCGCCCCTGCCCAAGCCAAAGCCTGGGCTCCCTCAATCGGAGACGACCCAAAATGA
- a CDS encoding DUF542 domain-containing protein, giving the protein MKISLDTQVRDFAAEMPGAAELFRQAGISFCCGGKMPLAEAADAQGLNADTLLAQLMALQEAANRDAPSETAALIDHLLERYHETHRRELESLIPLAQRVETVHGDHEEAPLGLDRFV; this is encoded by the coding sequence ATGAAAATATCCCTAGATACACAAGTGCGCGATTTTGCCGCCGAGATGCCCGGTGCCGCCGAATTGTTCCGCCAAGCAGGCATCAGTTTCTGTTGCGGCGGCAAGATGCCGTTGGCTGAGGCTGCGGACGCCCAAGGATTGAACGCTGACACTTTGTTGGCGCAACTTATGGCGTTGCAAGAGGCCGCGAACCGCGATGCACCAAGCGAAACAGCGGCTCTGATCGACCATCTGTTGGAACGCTACCATGAAACCCATCGCCGCGAATTGGAGAGCCTAATCCCCTTGGCGCAACGTGTGGAAACCGTGCATGGCGACCACGAAGAGGCTCCGCTTGGGCTTGATCGCTTTGTATGA
- the gpmI gene encoding 2,3-bisphosphoglycerate-independent phosphoglycerate mutase has protein sequence MSAKTIAKKPIVLCILDGWGHRDETANNAPAMAATPNFDRIMSESPHATLTTYGPDVGLPTGQMGNSEVGHTNIGAGRVVPMDLGQIDLAVENGSFAQNKALRGFIDTLKNNGGTAHLIGVISDGGVHGHLNHVVAAAKAVSDAGVPCVIHAITDGRDVAPKSADHFMAEFVAALPQSVQIGTVSGRYYALDRDNRWERVSKAYGAIINATGEAANTAIEAVSEAWARGETDEFILPTVIAPYVGVRDGDGVYCLNFRADRAREILAAIGQPAFDGFETGPRPTLSSYLGMVGYSDDHTTYMDVCFPKANLVNTLGSWVAQKGLRQFRLAETEKYPHVTFFLNGGKEEPEIGEDRFMPQSPKVATYDLQPEMSSVEVTDKFVEAINAGYDLIVTNYANPDMVGHTGDLAAAIKACEAVDRGLGRVLEALEAVGGAMIVTADHGNCETMVDPVTGGPHTAHTTNPVPVALFGAPEGTQLRTGRLSDLAPTILDLMGLDLPPEMTGETLIIR, from the coding sequence ATGTCCGCGAAAACGATAGCAAAAAAACCGATTGTTCTTTGTATTCTTGATGGTTGGGGACACCGCGACGAAACCGCGAACAACGCGCCAGCGATGGCCGCGACACCGAATTTCGACCGCATCATGAGCGAAAGCCCGCATGCGACCCTGACCACATACGGACCCGATGTGGGCCTCCCCACGGGGCAGATGGGCAATTCGGAAGTTGGGCACACAAATATCGGGGCCGGACGCGTGGTGCCGATGGACCTTGGACAAATTGACCTTGCGGTTGAGAATGGAAGTTTCGCCCAAAACAAAGCCCTGCGCGGATTTATCGACACCCTAAAAAACAACGGCGGCACCGCGCATTTGATCGGTGTCATTTCGGACGGCGGCGTGCACGGGCATCTCAACCACGTCGTCGCGGCAGCCAAAGCGGTCAGCGACGCAGGCGTGCCATGCGTCATCCATGCAATCACCGACGGGCGCGATGTTGCACCTAAATCGGCAGATCACTTTATGGCCGAATTTGTGGCCGCCCTGCCCCAATCCGTCCAGATCGGCACGGTTTCTGGACGCTATTACGCCCTTGATCGGGACAACCGCTGGGAACGCGTTTCCAAGGCCTATGGTGCAATAATAAACGCCACGGGAGAAGCCGCAAACACAGCCATCGAGGCTGTCTCCGAGGCTTGGGCGCGTGGCGAAACCGACGAATTTATCTTACCGACCGTCATCGCGCCCTATGTGGGCGTTCGGGATGGCGACGGGGTTTATTGCCTCAACTTCCGCGCAGACCGCGCCCGCGAAATTCTTGCGGCCATTGGACAACCCGCCTTTGATGGATTTGAAACTGGACCTCGACCCACGCTTTCGAGCTACCTTGGGATGGTCGGTTATTCCGATGACCACACCACCTATATGGACGTCTGTTTTCCCAAGGCAAACCTTGTGAACACCCTTGGCTCTTGGGTCGCCCAAAAGGGTTTGCGCCAATTCCGCCTTGCCGAGACTGAAAAATACCCACATGTGACGTTCTTTTTGAACGGTGGCAAAGAAGAGCCGGAAATCGGCGAAGACCGCTTCATGCCCCAGTCACCCAAAGTCGCGACCTATGATTTGCAACCTGAGATGTCGTCCGTCGAGGTCACAGACAAATTCGTCGAGGCCATCAACGCGGGCTATGACCTCATCGTTACCAATTACGCGAACCCCGATATGGTCGGCCATACGGGCGATTTGGCGGCAGCGATCAAGGCGTGTGAAGCAGTGGATCGCGGCCTAGGGCGCGTACTTGAGGCATTGGAGGCCGTTGGAGGCGCTATGATTGTTACGGCGGACCACGGCAATTGCGAAACCATGGTCGACCCCGTGACTGGCGGCCCTCATACGGCCCATACAACCAATCCCGTTCCCGTCGCCCTGTTTGGGGCTCCTGAGGGCACTCAACTTCGGACGGGTCGCCTTTCCGATCTTGCGCCAACGATCCTCGATCTGATGGGGCTTGATCTCCCGCCAGAAATGACGGGCGAGACGCTGATCATTCGATGA
- a CDS encoding S41 family peptidase has protein sequence MKKFFMAAAGGSLLAVLVTTQLAAPLLAQETETKSSVYEQLDLFGAAFERIRAQYVEEVDESELIEAAISGMLTSLDPHSSYLPPTDFDDMREQTRGEFGGLGIEVTQEEGFVKVVSPIDDTPAFEAGVEAGDFITHVDGESILGLTLDEAVEAMRGEVGSEIIITVVREGETEPFDISIIRDIIKLTAVRSRTEGDTVVLRITTFNDQTYPNLAEGIKEQVEEAGGIENVNGFIVDLRNNPGGLLTQAIRVSDAFLEAGEIVSTRGRAAADGERFNATAGDLAEGKPIVVLINGGSASASEIVAGALQDHRRAVVVGTKSFGKGSVQTIMPLKGDGAMRLTTARYYTPSGRSIQALGVSPNIVVEQPRRDPAAVEEEEEDTPKRRTEEDLRGSLSNDSMTDDERHLLQEEQQAEEDAAKLRDEDYQLSYAIDILRGLTALSGEK, from the coding sequence ATGAAGAAATTCTTTATGGCAGCAGCCGGTGGCTCGCTTTTGGCCGTTTTGGTGACAACACAGCTTGCTGCCCCTCTTTTGGCACAGGAAACTGAAACGAAATCTTCGGTCTATGAGCAGCTCGACTTATTCGGCGCAGCTTTTGAGCGCATCCGCGCACAATATGTCGAAGAAGTTGACGAATCCGAACTTATTGAAGCCGCGATCTCCGGGATGCTTACATCCCTCGACCCGCATTCAAGCTACCTACCCCCGACCGATTTCGACGACATGCGTGAACAAACCCGCGGCGAATTTGGCGGCCTTGGCATCGAAGTGACCCAAGAGGAGGGCTTCGTTAAAGTTGTCTCTCCGATTGACGACACACCAGCCTTTGAAGCGGGCGTCGAAGCCGGCGATTTTATTACGCACGTTGATGGCGAAAGCATTCTTGGCCTAACACTCGACGAAGCCGTTGAAGCAATGCGCGGTGAAGTTGGCAGCGAAATCATCATCACCGTCGTGCGCGAAGGCGAAACAGAACCCTTTGATATTTCCATCATCCGAGACATCATCAAGCTTACAGCCGTGCGTTCGCGCACCGAAGGCGACACCGTCGTTTTACGGATCACAACCTTCAATGATCAAACATACCCCAATCTTGCTGAAGGGATCAAAGAACAGGTCGAAGAGGCTGGCGGTATTGAAAACGTAAATGGATTTATCGTCGATTTGCGCAACAATCCAGGTGGCCTCCTCACACAAGCGATCCGCGTCTCCGACGCCTTCCTTGAGGCCGGAGAAATCGTTTCAACTCGTGGCCGCGCTGCCGCAGATGGCGAGCGCTTCAATGCGACCGCTGGCGATTTGGCTGAGGGCAAACCAATCGTTGTCTTAATCAACGGTGGCTCCGCTTCTGCCTCCGAGATCGTCGCAGGAGCCCTCCAAGATCACCGTCGTGCCGTCGTTGTCGGCACCAAAAGCTTCGGCAAGGGATCTGTTCAAACGATCATGCCCCTCAAAGGTGACGGTGCCATGCGCCTGACAACGGCACGGTATTACACACCGTCTGGCCGCTCAATCCAAGCTCTCGGCGTGTCGCCAAACATCGTTGTTGAACAGCCCCGCCGCGACCCAGCAGCCGTCGAAGAAGAGGAAGAGGATACACCTAAGCGTCGCACAGAAGAAGACCTGCGCGGTAGCCTCTCCAATGACTCGATGACAGACGATGAGCGTCACCTCCTGCAAGAAGAGCAACAAGCTGAAGAAGACGCAGCCAAGTTGCGCGACGAAGATTATCAGCTTTCCTACGCCATCGATATCCTGCGCGGACTTACCGCCTTGAGTGGCGAAAAGTAA